From the Ruminiclostridium josui JCM 17888 genome, one window contains:
- a CDS encoding phosphatidylserine decarboxylase encodes MIKIYNRETKQYDIEQVAGGKLLNTLYTTGRGKLGLELLVKRKIYSALTGFFCDRKISRKTIKGFAEKFSIDINECENNMEDFNNFNDFFARKLKPSARNFEKAQEKLLSPGDGRLQAWESIDTEKLLQIKGMTYSLSELLQNDKLAQDYNGGTYLILRLCPVDYHRFHFFDSGKCMETHKIKGEYYSVNPVALKKIPELFCRNKREYSIFKTDNFGDVIYIEVGATSVGSIIQTYTPGKRVSRGDEKGFFKFGGSTVLLIFKKNMVKIDDDIIQQTEKGFETRVLAGDIIGNCMNKKTK; translated from the coding sequence ATGATTAAAATATATAATAGAGAAACCAAACAATATGATATTGAGCAGGTAGCAGGAGGCAAACTTCTGAATACACTGTACACAACGGGAAGAGGAAAGCTTGGACTGGAACTCCTTGTAAAACGTAAGATATATTCCGCTTTGACAGGATTTTTCTGTGACAGGAAAATAAGCCGCAAAACTATAAAAGGTTTTGCAGAAAAATTTTCAATAGATATTAATGAATGTGAAAACAATATGGAAGATTTTAACAATTTCAATGATTTCTTTGCCAGAAAACTGAAACCTTCTGCCAGGAATTTTGAAAAAGCCCAGGAAAAACTCCTGTCTCCGGGAGATGGGCGACTTCAGGCATGGGAAAGTATAGATACGGAAAAACTTCTTCAGATAAAAGGAATGACCTACAGCTTAAGTGAACTCCTTCAGAACGATAAACTGGCTCAGGATTACAACGGCGGTACTTACCTAATATTAAGGCTTTGTCCTGTAGACTATCACAGGTTCCACTTTTTTGACAGTGGTAAGTGTATGGAAACACATAAAATTAAAGGCGAATACTATTCTGTAAATCCTGTTGCATTAAAGAAAATACCTGAACTTTTTTGTAGAAACAAAAGGGAATACAGTATATTTAAAACGGATAATTTTGGAGATGTCATATACATAGAAGTGGGGGCAACCTCAGTAGGCTCAATAATTCAGACTTATACTCCTGGAAAACGTGTTTCAAGAGGTGATGAAAAAGGATTTTTTAAGTTTGGAGGTTCTACTGTGCTACTGATTTTTAAAAAGAATATGGTTAAAATAGATGATGATATAATACAACAGACCGAAAAAGGCTTTGAAACAAGAGTTTTGGCCGGAGATATTATCGGAAATTGTATGAATAAAAAAACAAAGTAG
- a CDS encoding DUF6449 domain-containing protein codes for MKSKTSLFKKGIILSDLKRYWWVSVIFSLGLILTMPLAHYMQKFNINSDNSNIRFIKEFIARELNFHSGVSLLFPAVIPIIIAVLAYRYIQKGRQASLYHSLPVTRAELYFNSFVSALILYIMPLLINIFVMGLLNSFSFLSDFYTTELIFKWLGLSLLYGILFMSMTIFVGMFTGSSVAQIVFVYILNLLPLFFFESIKANLSSLLYGFATYSNTGFYRKLPMTMLFSNSIELTPRMVVGYIVLSVLLLAGGLVAFKLRRPETAGDIITFKPIRPVFIYGVTVCATLVGGAYFLGISRASVSFAIFGYFVCALIGYVVVQMVTNKTFKVLSTYKGYLGYALVLIIMLLGIRFDIFGYVNKVPAADEVANVYMGYNIYWWENKDNENYVGPSNDNTTIYKETANIKNITELHKMILENRSKEGSSTYIAYTLKNGKKIVRYYDLDTNLYASALGPIYESKEYKDGRFPVLHQEADDIKYIQVHDYSKNKQPIVISDKEKLKNFITEIRKDINGFNYEQLASPAEDKLWIEISDNKDRIISYGVNSNYINTLNWFSNNNN; via the coding sequence ATGAAATCGAAAACATCCTTATTTAAGAAAGGCATAATTTTAAGCGATCTGAAACGCTATTGGTGGGTGAGTGTAATTTTTTCATTAGGGCTTATCCTGACCATGCCTCTGGCACATTACATGCAAAAATTTAATATAAATTCTGATAATTCTAATATTCGGTTTATTAAAGAGTTTATAGCTCGTGAACTGAACTTCCATAGCGGAGTAAGCCTGTTGTTTCCAGCTGTTATTCCTATTATTATTGCAGTTTTAGCCTACAGATATATTCAAAAGGGTCGACAAGCTTCCTTGTATCATAGCCTTCCGGTTACCAGGGCAGAACTGTATTTTAATAGCTTTGTTTCAGCACTGATACTGTATATTATGCCTTTATTGATAAATATTTTCGTTATGGGCTTGCTGAATTCCTTCAGCTTTTTATCTGATTTTTATACAACGGAACTTATTTTCAAATGGCTTGGACTATCCCTTTTATATGGAATTTTATTTATGTCCATGACAATTTTTGTTGGAATGTTTACTGGAAGCTCCGTTGCACAGATAGTATTTGTTTATATTTTAAATCTACTTCCTTTATTTTTCTTTGAGAGTATAAAAGCAAATCTATCTTCGTTGCTATATGGTTTTGCCACTTATTCAAATACCGGTTTCTACCGCAAACTGCCTATGACAATGCTCTTTAGCAACAGCATAGAACTTACACCCCGGATGGTGGTTGGTTATATAGTTTTATCAGTGCTACTTCTGGCCGGAGGTCTTGTTGCGTTTAAACTCAGACGACCTGAGACAGCGGGTGATATTATAACCTTTAAACCCATACGTCCCGTATTTATATACGGTGTTACAGTTTGTGCAACACTAGTGGGCGGAGCATATTTCTTAGGTATTAGCAGGGCCTCCGTATCCTTTGCAATATTCGGATACTTCGTGTGTGCATTAATCGGCTATGTAGTAGTTCAAATGGTAACAAACAAAACCTTTAAAGTACTTAGTACCTACAAGGGTTATCTGGGGTATGCACTGGTTTTAATTATTATGCTGTTGGGTATCAGGTTTGATATTTTCGGATATGTAAACAAAGTTCCTGCTGCTGATGAGGTTGCAAACGTTTACATGGGATACAACATCTACTGGTGGGAAAACAAAGACAATGAAAATTATGTAGGTCCTTCAAATGACAATACTACCATTTATAAAGAAACTGCAAATATCAAAAACATCACTGAACTCCACAAAATGATTCTGGAAAACAGGAGTAAGGAGGGTTCCTCAACCTACATTGCCTATACTCTTAAAAACGGTAAAAAGATTGTCAGATATTATGATTTGGATACTAACCTGTATGCTTCTGCACTAGGCCCCATATATGAAAGTAAGGAATACAAAGACGGAAGGTTCCCGGTGCTCCATCAGGAAGCAGATGATATTAAATATATACAAGTACATGATTATTCAAAAAATAAACAACCTATCGTCATTTCTGATAAGGAAAAGCTTAAAAACTTTATTACTGAAATCCGGAAGGATATTAACGGTTTTAATTATGAACAGCTTGCTTCCCCTGCCGAAGATAAACTCTGGATAGAAATTAGCGACAACAAAGACAGGATTATTTCATATGGAGTAAATTCAAACTATATAAACACATTGAACTGGTTTAGTAATAACAACAACTAG
- a CDS encoding glycoside hydrolase family 43 protein gives MDEIVKQKEPLVKHIYTADPSAHVFEGKIYIYPSHDLDEDIASNDNGDQYMMEDYHVLSLNDLNSPCIDHGEVLHMKDVPWVSKQMWAPDAAYKNNTYYLYFPARDKDGIFRIGVATSTSPSGPFTAQKEPIPGSFSIDPAVLVDDDNRAYIYFGGLWGGQLEKWQTGSFNPNGEGPDASAPALGPRVAELSDDMLTFKETPVEISIVDEDGNPILAGDEERRYFEGPWMHKYNGKYYLSYSTGTTHTIVYAVGDNPKGPFVFKGKILTPVVGWTTHHSIVQYQDKWYLFYHDSSLSGGHDNKRCVKFTELKYNDDGTIQTIDPYK, from the coding sequence ATGGATGAAATTGTAAAACAAAAAGAACCTTTAGTGAAACACATTTACACAGCAGATCCGTCGGCACATGTATTTGAAGGTAAAATCTATATATATCCTTCTCATGACCTTGACGAGGATATAGCTTCAAACGATAACGGGGATCAGTATATGATGGAAGATTATCATGTATTGTCTTTGAATGATTTAAATTCGCCTTGCATTGACCATGGTGAAGTCCTTCATATGAAAGATGTTCCATGGGTTTCAAAGCAAATGTGGGCACCGGATGCTGCTTACAAAAATAATACCTACTATCTGTATTTCCCTGCAAGAGATAAGGATGGTATATTCAGAATAGGGGTAGCTACAAGTACATCTCCTTCAGGCCCATTTACAGCTCAAAAAGAGCCTATTCCTGGTAGCTTCAGTATAGACCCTGCCGTTTTAGTGGATGACGATAATAGGGCATATATCTATTTTGGCGGTCTTTGGGGCGGTCAGCTTGAAAAGTGGCAGACAGGAAGCTTTAATCCTAACGGAGAAGGCCCTGATGCATCAGCACCGGCTTTAGGTCCTAGAGTAGCTGAATTGAGCGATGATATGCTTACATTTAAGGAAACGCCTGTAGAGATATCTATTGTTGATGAAGATGGCAATCCAATATTAGCAGGTGATGAGGAAAGAAGATATTTTGAAGGCCCATGGATGCACAAATACAACGGTAAATACTACCTTTCATATTCAACAGGTACAACTCATACCATCGTATATGCAGTTGGTGATAATCCAAAAGGACCTTTTGTATTCAAAGGCAAAATACTTACACCTGTTGTGGGATGGACCACTCACCACTCAATAGTTCAGTATCAGGATAAGTGGTATTTGTTCTATCATGACAGCTCACTATCTGGTGGTCATGATAACAAGAGATGCGTTAAATTTACAGAATTGAAATACAATGATGATGGAACTATTCAGACAATAGACCCATACAAGTAA
- a CDS encoding GntR family transcriptional regulator gives MKLDFNNDKPIYLQLSEGLEDAIIAGIYPEETQIPSTTEISVNYRINPATALKGINILVDNGIVYKKRGLGMFVANGAKEKILEQRKVDFFERYIKSLVTEAKKLSISKEDILKMLERGFKI, from the coding sequence ATGAAGCTGGATTTTAATAATGACAAACCCATATATCTTCAGCTTTCTGAAGGATTGGAGGATGCCATTATAGCAGGGATATATCCGGAGGAGACACAAATTCCATCCACAACAGAGATATCAGTAAACTACAGAATAAACCCGGCCACTGCGCTAAAGGGGATAAATATTTTAGTTGATAACGGAATTGTTTATAAGAAGAGGGGGCTTGGCATGTTTGTTGCAAATGGAGCAAAAGAAAAAATACTTGAACAACGTAAGGTAGATTTTTTTGAAAGATATATAAAATCTTTAGTGACAGAGGCAAAAAAGCTTTCAATTTCAAAAGAGGATATACTAAAAATGTTGGAAAGAGGGTTTAAAATATGA
- a CDS encoding ABC transporter ATP-binding protein, with protein MSQMEIKNITKKFGDVTALENISLKLEENKIYGLLGRNGAGKTTLLNLITNRIFPTEGEILLDGENVIENNSALSKIYFMAENNYYPESMTVKKAFNWTKEFYTNFDYEYAAELCEKFSLKITQKIKNLSTGYTSIFKMILALSCNVPFVLLDEPVLGLDANHRDMFYKELLKNYSEKPKTIVISTHLIEEAADIIEDVIIIKSGELILNESVESVLSKGYAITGSISGVDSFTAGKNVLGTDTMGGIKCAYVLGHLNKTDVPDGLEVTKPDLQKLFIHMTNR; from the coding sequence ATGAGTCAAATGGAAATTAAGAACATAACTAAAAAATTCGGAGACGTGACAGCCCTGGAAAATATCAGTCTGAAACTGGAAGAAAATAAGATTTATGGACTTCTCGGCCGTAATGGGGCAGGAAAGACAACCTTGCTAAACCTGATTACAAACAGGATTTTCCCTACTGAGGGCGAGATTCTTTTAGATGGTGAAAATGTTATAGAGAATAATAGTGCACTATCAAAGATATATTTTATGGCTGAAAATAATTACTATCCGGAGAGTATGACAGTAAAAAAGGCCTTTAATTGGACTAAAGAATTTTACACTAATTTTGACTATGAATATGCTGCTGAGTTGTGTGAAAAATTTTCTCTGAAAATAACACAAAAGATAAAAAATCTGTCTACAGGTTATACATCTATATTCAAAATGATTTTAGCTCTATCCTGTAATGTGCCATTTGTTCTTTTAGACGAGCCGGTTTTGGGACTAGATGCAAATCATCGTGACATGTTTTATAAGGAGTTGCTTAAAAATTACAGTGAAAAGCCCAAAACTATTGTCATTTCAACACATCTGATTGAAGAAGCGGCGGATATAATTGAAGACGTAATTATAATAAAATCAGGTGAATTGATTTTGAATGAATCAGTTGAGAGCGTACTATCAAAGGGTTATGCAATAACCGGAAGTATATCTGGGGTTGACAGCTTTACTGCCGGTAAAAATGTGCTTGGAACTGATACAATGGGAGGAATCAAATGTGCATATGTACTTGGGCATTTGAACAAGACAGATGTTCCTGACGGACTGGAAGTTACAAAACCTGATTTACAGAAACTATTTATTCACATGACTAATAGATAA
- the pfkA gene encoding 6-phosphofructokinase, with protein sequence MSDIKTIGVLTSGGDAPGMNAAIRAVVRTGIYHGFKMLGIRKGYNGLVTGDIFDMSARDVSDIIHRGGTILQTARCKAFTTEEGMQKAMSISKAFGIDALVVIGGDGSYRGARDFSKFGMKVMGLPGTIDNDIASSEYTIGYDTAMNTVQDALDKIRDTAYSHERCSVLEVMGRRAGHIALNVGIAGGAEVILLPEREFDFDKDIIRKIIQGRNSGKKNYIIILAEGVAEKIGGALELAKKIEDLTGIETRGTVLGYIQRGGSPTIQDRVMASVMGAKAVTLLKDGIYNRVISIKDSKVIDIDIDEALAMKKDIDKDLLELSNILSI encoded by the coding sequence ATGAGTGACATTAAAACAATAGGAGTACTTACCAGCGGAGGAGATGCACCTGGAATGAATGCTGCCATTCGTGCTGTTGTAAGAACAGGTATATATCACGGGTTTAAGATGCTGGGTATAAGGAAAGGATACAATGGTTTAGTTACCGGAGATATATTTGATATGAGTGCAAGAGACGTATCAGATATTATTCACCGAGGGGGAACGATACTTCAAACTGCCAGATGTAAAGCATTTACAACTGAAGAAGGTATGCAGAAAGCAATGTCAATTTCAAAGGCTTTTGGCATAGATGCACTTGTTGTTATTGGAGGAGACGGCTCATACAGAGGAGCTAGAGATTTCAGCAAATTCGGTATGAAGGTTATGGGTTTGCCAGGAACAATTGATAATGATATAGCAAGTTCAGAATATACAATAGGTTACGATACAGCAATGAATACTGTTCAGGATGCACTTGACAAAATCAGAGATACGGCATATTCACATGAACGATGCAGCGTACTTGAAGTAATGGGGCGTCGTGCAGGACATATCGCTTTAAACGTAGGAATCGCAGGAGGCGCGGAAGTAATTCTCCTTCCTGAAAGGGAATTTGATTTCGATAAAGATATTATCAGAAAAATTATTCAGGGAAGAAATAGCGGAAAGAAAAACTACATTATTATACTGGCTGAAGGTGTTGCTGAGAAGATAGGAGGAGCACTGGAGCTAGCCAAGAAGATTGAAGACCTTACCGGAATAGAAACCAGAGGAACAGTTTTGGGATATATTCAAAGAGGTGGAAGCCCTACAATTCAGGACAGAGTTATGGCAAGTGTTATGGGAGCAAAAGCTGTAACATTGCTTAAAGACGGTATCTATAATAGAGTTATATCTATAAAGGATTCAAAGGTTATTGATATAGATATAGACGAAGCATTAGCTATGAAGAAGGATATTGACAAAGATCTCCTTGAACTAAGCAATATACTTTCAATATAA
- a CDS encoding Ig-like domain-containing protein, with protein MNSYSKLRVFLSLVVALLITMSSFFNPFIANANGSEVLSVENPNGIISINEGDSYSLPQTISATLADGSRTDVDVTWQSAKINTNNEGIYQLVGSISGYSEKIYWYLIVNPVVYTVLGQAYALPQTLPYFQADGTCCEVEVDWNSETADTTIQGTYKYSGLTEGLSLPVDLTLNVAGQIAALKYYAWGEDAYQGMDYSLPETVEAFIVGGGTARVPVQWTPSVIDLSVTGRFSFVGRIEGYSREITLSVDVNPPIVSFVGMPVTVLQYGSVELPTTVAAQMSNGRYKPGFDNVTWNTETLDVTKAGEYNLEGTVKGFQQKAYITVTVVPQYTIDDIRATVKLGEPYTLPVTVKAKRYDGIEVDLPVEWNTSSVDTTIGGTQIFEGTVEGYEGTVKLTLLVQTEDIVYFADQNLEKVVRSAISKPTGDIFKSDMLNITYLDAKYLDITSLEGIQYAKNLSMLYLTDNQIEDISQLRELTNLEYLFLNYNKISNLAPLEKLSKLYILSLSSNQITDLSPLKDLTKLKNLDVDRNPIKDISCIKDFKAKLSSLGLYSCKIEDVSPLSVLTNLSTLRLGYNNIKDITSLSNLTNLEYLDLADNAIEDFSPLSCLPKLTKLDLSGNSIKDYSSYTSFNENINVDFWGFSQTKAEVAAFLNTADEIIASVVTPGMTPLEKEKALHDYICNNTTYTLGVYTGAYGVLIDKKGACDAISDTMNILLNRAGIECIKVAHGWAGGAHAWNIVKIDDKYYHLDCTWDTIYTKQNGALCYTYFNVNDAFLRSEGRTWDTSKYPICE; from the coding sequence ATGAACAGTTATAGCAAGTTAAGAGTTTTTCTTTCTTTGGTTGTGGCGTTGCTTATAACAATGTCCTCATTTTTTAACCCTTTCATTGCAAATGCAAATGGGAGCGAAGTACTAAGCGTAGAAAATCCAAATGGTATTATTTCCATTAATGAGGGTGATTCTTATTCACTTCCTCAAACAATATCTGCAACGTTGGCTGATGGAAGCAGGACTGATGTTGATGTAACATGGCAGTCAGCAAAAATAAATACAAATAATGAGGGAATATACCAGCTTGTTGGCAGTATTTCAGGTTATTCCGAGAAAATTTATTGGTATCTGATAGTCAATCCTGTAGTTTATACGGTTCTTGGACAAGCATATGCCCTGCCACAGACACTTCCTTATTTTCAGGCAGATGGTACATGTTGCGAGGTTGAAGTTGACTGGAATTCCGAAACAGCAGATACCACAATACAAGGTACATATAAATATTCTGGATTGACAGAAGGACTGTCACTGCCTGTAGATTTGACATTAAATGTTGCGGGACAGATTGCTGCACTTAAGTATTATGCATGGGGAGAAGATGCATATCAGGGAATGGACTATTCGTTACCCGAAACAGTAGAAGCATTTATTGTAGGAGGAGGTACCGCAAGGGTTCCAGTACAATGGACACCGTCAGTTATTGATCTAAGTGTTACAGGAAGATTTAGCTTTGTTGGTAGGATTGAGGGATATTCAAGAGAGATAACATTGAGTGTAGATGTAAATCCTCCAATAGTTTCTTTTGTGGGAATGCCGGTTACTGTTCTTCAGTACGGTTCAGTTGAGCTGCCTACTACTGTGGCTGCACAAATGTCCAATGGTAGATATAAACCGGGTTTTGACAATGTAACATGGAATACAGAGACGCTGGATGTAACCAAAGCAGGAGAGTATAACCTAGAAGGCACTGTAAAGGGATTTCAGCAGAAAGCCTATATAACTGTTACAGTAGTACCCCAATATACCATTGATGATATCAGAGCTACAGTAAAGCTAGGAGAACCTTATACATTGCCGGTTACGGTCAAGGCAAAAAGATATGACGGAATTGAGGTGGATTTACCAGTTGAATGGAACACTTCTAGTGTTGATACTACCATAGGAGGTACACAGATTTTTGAAGGTACAGTTGAAGGCTACGAAGGTACAGTCAAATTAACACTTTTGGTTCAGACAGAAGATATCGTTTATTTTGCTGATCAAAATTTAGAGAAAGTTGTTAGGAGTGCTATTTCAAAACCCACCGGAGACATTTTCAAAAGTGATATGCTAAATATCACATATCTTGATGCAAAGTATCTGGACATAACTTCCCTTGAAGGCATTCAATATGCAAAGAATCTTAGTATGTTATATTTGACCGACAACCAAATAGAAGACATATCACAACTTAGAGAGCTGACGAACCTCGAATACTTATTTCTAAACTACAACAAAATTAGTAATCTGGCTCCTTTGGAAAAACTGTCAAAGCTCTACATACTAAGCCTATCTAGCAACCAGATAACAGATTTAAGTCCCTTAAAAGATCTTACAAAATTAAAGAATTTGGATGTTGATCGTAATCCAATAAAGGATATAAGCTGCATAAAGGACTTTAAGGCAAAGCTTAGCAGCCTGGGATTGTATTCATGTAAAATAGAAGACGTAAGTCCCCTTTCCGTATTAACTAATTTGTCAACTTTGAGACTGGGGTACAATAATATCAAGGATATAACTTCTCTGAGCAATCTTACGAATTTGGAATACCTTGATTTAGCCGATAATGCTATAGAAGATTTTTCACCTTTGTCCTGCTTGCCAAAACTAACAAAACTCGATTTGAGTGGTAATTCAATAAAAGACTATTCAAGCTATACTAGTTTCAATGAGAACATTAATGTTGATTTTTGGGGTTTTAGCCAGACAAAGGCGGAAGTAGCAGCGTTTTTAAACACAGCTGATGAAATCATTGCTTCAGTTGTAACTCCTGGTATGACTCCTTTGGAAAAAGAGAAGGCTCTACACGACTATATTTGTAATAATACAACTTATACTCTGGGAGTGTACACAGGTGCATACGGCGTTCTGATAGATAAGAAAGGGGCATGCGATGCCATATCAGATACAATGAATATACTTCTCAACAGGGCTGGAATTGAGTGTATAAAGGTAGCCCACGGGTGGGCAGGTGGAGCACATGCTTGGAATATAGTAAAAATTGATGATAAATATTATCATCTGGATTGTACATGGGATACTATATATACCAAACAGAATGGCGCACTTTGCTATACATATTTTAATGTAAACGATGCATTTCTTAGGAGTGAGGGAAGAACTTGGGATACCAGTAAATATCCAATATGTGAGTAA
- a CDS encoding zinc dependent phospholipase C family protein, whose protein sequence is MPNLVTHYLCGLEAVKMIENKECKKLIEQNKNVFNLGVQGPDILFYYGIWPWSPKTQYGTIGEKFHKSKVNMVFNKMIDYILKQKGNVRDVLTVYLMGFLCHNCLDSITHPYIFYKSGFKTQDDPRTNLYQYYHRRFETAIDVLMCSRLLNKRVHEISIDRLIGIPLMERDIIGDMYESVIASVFNFNIPSKLISKAIKDMNTVEKILRDPYGIKKKLVAAIDHLIYGFPLFSSLIFPLRLKDGLDYLNLGKNEWAMPYDKARKSNLTFIDMFKEACDKTQRFCQVLYSTITEDTPNVSYALKLFGNNSYTSGIDCDLDVKFKYHDIIFY, encoded by the coding sequence ATGCCTAATCTGGTTACTCACTATCTTTGCGGCTTGGAAGCTGTTAAGATGATTGAAAATAAAGAGTGCAAAAAACTCATTGAACAAAATAAAAACGTTTTTAATCTAGGTGTTCAGGGTCCTGATATACTTTTTTACTATGGTATCTGGCCTTGGTCTCCTAAAACCCAATATGGTACTATAGGCGAAAAATTTCATAAATCTAAAGTTAATATGGTTTTTAATAAAATGATTGACTACATTTTAAAGCAGAAGGGTAATGTAAGAGATGTTCTTACTGTTTATCTTATGGGCTTTTTATGCCATAACTGTCTTGACAGTATTACTCATCCTTATATTTTTTACAAATCCGGCTTCAAAACCCAGGACGATCCACGTACAAACTTGTACCAATACTATCACAGGCGTTTTGAGACTGCTATTGATGTATTGATGTGTAGTAGGCTTCTGAATAAAAGAGTCCATGAAATAAGTATTGACAGACTCATAGGTATACCCCTCATGGAGCGTGACATAATAGGAGATATGTACGAAAGTGTTATTGCCTCGGTTTTTAATTTTAATATCCCCAGCAAACTTATATCAAAAGCCATTAAAGACATGAATACAGTAGAAAAAATTCTTAGGGACCCCTACGGTATAAAGAAAAAATTGGTAGCCGCTATAGACCATCTTATATATGGGTTTCCGCTATTCTCCAGCCTTATCTTCCCATTAAGGCTAAAAGACGGCTTAGACTACTTGAATCTTGGAAAAAATGAATGGGCCATGCCATATGACAAGGCCCGCAAAAGTAATCTTACTTTTATAGATATGTTTAAAGAAGCCTGTGACAAAACACAACGCTTTTGTCAGGTATTGTATTCAACTATAACCGAGGATACTCCCAATGTTTCCTATGCCTTAAAACTTTTTGGGAACAATTCCTATACTTCTGGAATTGATTGTGACTTGGATGTTAAATTCAAGTACCATGATATTATTTTTTATTAA
- a CDS encoding glycerate kinase, which translates to MRKFVIAPDSFKGSMSSLEVCSIIKTKIKQFYPDSEVIEIPVADGGEGTSDCFIEMLGAQKVTLEATGPYNEKMEGYYARIGNTAILETAMFAGLPLAEGRLNPSQTTTFGVGTMIRHAVEKGCSEIIIGLGGSCTNDAGTGMACALGVKFKNKSGEEFIPTGATLGEIAHIDTTLAERLLKDCKITAMCDIDNPMYGKTGAAHVYAPQKGADEEMVVLLDKNLMDLADTIKSQLEVDVSDIPGSGAAGAMGAGILAFLKGSLKPGIETVLDLVGFDNIIKDADFIFTGEGKIDAQSLRGKVVIGVAARANMNNVPVIAIVGDVGDGAEAAYDMGVSAIVSINRVALPFEKAKSRSKKDLADTVDMVMRLLKHRINKK; encoded by the coding sequence ATGAGGAAGTTTGTTATTGCCCCTGATTCCTTTAAAGGGAGTATGAGTTCTCTTGAGGTATGCAGCATAATAAAAACAAAAATCAAACAGTTTTATCCTGACAGTGAAGTCATCGAAATACCTGTAGCAGATGGAGGGGAAGGCACTTCTGATTGTTTTATTGAGATGCTTGGAGCCCAAAAAGTTACTCTGGAGGCTACAGGCCCATATAATGAAAAGATGGAAGGCTATTATGCCAGAATTGGCAACACAGCTATACTGGAGACAGCCATGTTTGCAGGTCTTCCATTGGCAGAAGGAAGACTAAATCCTTCTCAGACAACTACCTTTGGGGTAGGTACAATGATACGTCATGCTGTAGAAAAGGGCTGCAGTGAAATAATTATAGGCCTTGGAGGGAGCTGTACAAACGATGCAGGTACCGGAATGGCATGTGCTTTAGGAGTAAAGTTTAAAAATAAGTCAGGGGAAGAATTTATACCTACAGGGGCTACATTAGGGGAAATAGCTCATATTGATACCACCTTAGCAGAACGGCTTCTAAAGGATTGTAAAATAACTGCTATGTGCGATATTGACAATCCAATGTACGGGAAAACTGGGGCGGCACATGTTTATGCACCTCAAAAAGGAGCCGATGAGGAAATGGTCGTACTTCTTGATAAAAACCTTATGGATTTGGCCGACACAATAAAAAGTCAACTGGAAGTTGACGTTTCAGATATTCCGGGAAGTGGCGCTGCAGGGGCAATGGGGGCAGGAATACTGGCTTTCCTTAAAGGAAGCCTCAAACCCGGAATTGAGACAGTTCTTGATTTGGTAGGGTTTGATAACATTATAAAAGATGCCGATTTTATTTTCACCGGAGAAGGAAAGATTGATGCTCAAAGTCTTAGAGGAAAGGTTGTTATTGGAGTCGCTGCCCGTGCTAACATGAACAATGTTCCTGTTATTGCCATAGTAGGTGATGTGGGGGATGGAGCAGAAGCAGCTTATGATATGGGAGTGTCGGCTATTGTAAGTATTAACAGAGTTGCCTTACCCTTTGAAAAAGCTAAATCAAGAAGCAAAAAGGATTTAGCAGATACTGTGGACATGGTTATGAGGCTGCTTAAACACCGTATTAATAAAAAATAA